Proteins encoded by one window of Fusarium graminearum PH-1 chromosome 1, whole genome shotgun sequence:
- a CDS encoding phospho-2-dehydro-3-deoxyheptonate aldolase: protein MASSSSAAWSPSSWRSKPMKQSPNYPDPEPLAKAVQELSDLPPLVHPNEIIALKAHLRDVAQGNAFLLQGGDCAELFDYCRQGPIESKIKLLLQMSVVLIWGTNKRVVRIGRMAGQYAKPRSSPTEMVDGKEVPSFKGDIINGFRLEDREIDPNRLVKAYHHSAATLNYIRAALASGIADLHRPLDWGLGHVRDPELKEKYSAIASSIQQTLRFLQVINARPGELDSVELFTSHEGLLLDYEQPLTRLLDKPTTRTVSPTPPGSDGEKKEYYDTSAHFIWIGDRTRQIDHAHVEFFRGIANPIGIKVGPTTPASDLLSLLRTLNPSCEPGKITLITRYGAAKVGDLLPTHIRAVEDSEYRRTVVWQCDPMHGNTLSTPTGIKTRRFGDIYRELQETLRIHKEQGSNLGGMHLELTGDAVTECLGGSEDLGEDDLSTNYTSFCDPRLNEKQALELAFLVADHFSREEKAV from the coding sequence atggcttcatcttcctccgCCGCCTGGAGTCCCTCCTCTTGGCGCTCAAAGCCCATGAAGCAGTCGCCTAACTACCCTGACCCAGAGCCTCTCGCCAAAGCAGTCCAGGAACTCTCCGACCTCCCCCCTCTGGTGCATCCCAATGAAATCATTGCTCTGAAGGCTCACCTCCGCGATGTCGCACAAGGCAACGCTTTTCTCCTCCAGGGCGGCGACTGCGCAGAGCTCTTTGACTACTGCCGCCAGGGTCCTATTGagagcaagatcaagctgCTGCTTCAAATGAGTGTCGTTCTCATCTGGGGAACCAACAAGCGAGTTGTGCGCATTGGTCGAATGGCTGGACAGTATGCGAAGCCGCGATCGAGTCCTACTGAGATGGTCGATGGAAAGGAAGTCCCCAGTTTCAAgggcgacatcatcaacggctTCCGTCTTGAGGATCGTGAGATTGACCCCAACCGCCTCGTTAAAGCCTACCACCACTCTGCTGCGACCCTGAACTACATCCGTGCCGCTCTCGCCTCGGGTATCGCTGATCTCCACCGGCCGCTTGACTGGGGCCTCGGCCATGTGCGGGACCcggagctcaaggagaagtacTCAGCTATTGCTTCGAGCATTCAGCAGACACTGCGCTTCCTCCAAGTCATTAACGCTCGACCTGGTGAGCTCGACTCTGTTGAGCTTTTCACCAGTCATGAGGGTCTTTTGCTTGATTATGAGCAGCCTCTGACTCGTCTTCTTGATAAGCCTACGACCCGGACTGTGAGCCCCACGCCTCCGGGTAGCgacggcgagaagaaggaatacTACGACACTTCTGCTCACTTCATATGGATTGGCGATCGCACACGCCAGATTGACCATGCCCACGTCGAGTTCTTCCGTGGCATCGCCAACCCTATTGGCATCAAGGTTGGTCCTacaacaccagcctcagaccttctctctcttctccgcACCCTGAACCCATCTTGCGAGCCCGGCAAGATCACTCTCATCACACGCTACGGCGCCGCCAAAGTGGGCGATCTTCTACCCACGCACATCCGTGCCGTAGAAGACTCAGAGTACCGTCGCACTGTTGTCTGGCAATGCGACCCTATGCATGGCAACACGCTGTCCACACCCACAGGCATCAAGACACGTCGTTTCGGCGATATCTACCGGGAGCTTCAAGAGACACTGCGCATCCATAAGGAGCAGGGCAGCAATCTTGGCGGTATGCACCTTGAGCTCACTGGTGATGCTGTTACAGAGTGCTTGGGTGGTAGCGAGGACTTGGGCGAGGATGATTTGTCGACGAACTACACTAGTTTCTGCGACCCGAGACTCAACGAGAAgcaggctcttgagctgGCATTCTTGGTGGCTGATCACTTCtcgagagaagaaaaagcgGTATGA